The Megalops cyprinoides isolate fMegCyp1 chromosome 19, fMegCyp1.pri, whole genome shotgun sequence genome has a window encoding:
- the LOC118793982 gene encoding lipopolysaccharide-induced tumor necrosis factor-alpha factor homolog: MTTESSGDKTAPPPYIIPVEGQSDDVKVYHVHTPFNPPPSTIQENAYQLQTSSSTQAGPPPKQKFVSYETELGRHPGMTTCTSCQVQVMTNVTYKVGAYAWLMCFLFILCGLVIGCCLIPFFVKHFKDAYHSCPRCNQILHVEKKRCCS; the protein is encoded by the exons ATGACCACTGAAAGCTCAGGTGACAAGACTGCCCCCCCGCCTTATATTATACCAG TGGAAGGCCAGTCAGATGACGTCAAGGTCTACCATGTGCATACGCCGTTCAACCCACCACCATCGACCATACAGGAGAATGCTTACCAACTCCAGACCTCTAGTTCCA CCCAAGCCGGGCCACCACCCAAGCAGAAGTTTGTCAGCTATGAGACAGAACTTGGGCGGCACCCGGGCATGACCACCTGCACCTCCTGCCAGGTGCAGGTCATGACCAACGTCACCTACAAAGTGGGTGCTTACGCCTGGCTGATGTGCTTCCTCTTTATCCTGTGCGG gcTGGTCATCGGCTGCTGCCTGATCCCATTCTTTGTCAAGCACTTCAAAGACGCCTACCACTCCTGCCCACGGTGCAACCAGATCCTCCACGTGGAGAAGAAGCGCTGCTGCTCGTAA